TCGCCGGTGCACCTGCCGGTGATCGATATTCCACTGCTCTCGGCCATTCCGGTGATCGGTCCGATCCTGTTCAAGCAGTCGGTGATCGGCTACCTGATGTACCTGGCAGTGTTCATCGTGTGGTTCGGTCTGTTCAAAACCAAGTGGGGCCTGCGCGTGCGCGCCGTGGGCGAACACCCTAAGGCCGCTGACACCCTGGGTATCAAGGTCAACCGCACCCGCTTCTTCAATGTCACCCTCGGCGGCATTGTGGCAGGTATCGGTGGCTCCTTCTTCACCCTGGTCGCCATCGACTCCTTCACCAAGGAGATCTCCGGTGGTCGCGGCTTCATCGCCCTGGCCGCAGTGATCTTCGGACGTTGGAACCCGATCGGTGCCTTCCTAGCAGCACTACTCTTCGGCTTTGCCGACAACCTGCAGGTGATCCTCACGATCATCGGCACCCCGGTACCAAGCCAGTTCATGGCCATGATGCCTTACCTCGTCACCATCTTCGCCGTGGCGGGACTGGTGGGCCGCTCTCGTGGCCCAGCAGCTGCCGGCGAACCCTATGTGAAGGAATAACCGGTACAGATGACTACCAACACCGCGCCGTGGTCGCAGCTTGAAGCTGCGGCTGCGGCCGCGCTGTCTCAGGCGTATGCACCCTACTCAAAATATCGGGTGGGTTCAGCAGCGATGACCAGCGACGGCCGCATGATCTCCGGCTGCAATATCGAAAATGCCGCCTATGGCGTCACCCTCTGCGCAGAATGCTCGATGGTCGGACAGCTCTTCGCCACCGGCGGCGGAACCCTGGAGTACTTCGTGTGCTTTGGACAGCTGGAGGACGGGGAATTAGAACTGATCACCCCGTGCGGACGCTGCCGACAATTACTCTTTGAACACCGCGGAGCCGACCTGCGAATCAAGACCGCACGTGCCATCGTGGGCATCGACGATCTTTTGCCTGATGCGTTCGGGCCACAAAACCTCAACGTGTAATGCCGGTATTCACCGGCTCAAAGTAGAACGGATGGTGCCAAAGATGGCGACCGAACAATTCAGTGCTGTTGAAGTGATTCGTGCTAAGCGTGATGGCGCTGAGCTGAGCAATCAGATGATCGACTGGACCATCGACGCCTATACCCGTGGGGTCATTGCTGAGGAGCAAATGTCCGCACTGAATATGGCGATCTACTTCCAGGGCATGAACCGCAACGAAATCTCCCGCTGGACCACCGCGATGATCAATTCCGGTGAACGCATGGACTTCTCCACACTCACCAACGCCTCGGGTAAAAAGCTGGCGACCACCGATAAACATTCCACCGGAGGGGTGGGGGATAAGATCACCTTGCCACTGGCCCCACTGGTGGCTAGTTTCGGTGTTGCTGTTCCACAGCTTTCGGGCCGCGGGCTAGGGCACACCGGTGGAACCCTGGATAAGCTCGAAGCCATCCCAGGCTGGCGCGCCAATTTGTCCAACGAAGAACTCTTCTCCCAGCTCTCCAACGTCGGTGCTGTTATTTGTGCCGCCGGTGCCGGGTTGGCCCCTGCCGATAAGAAGCTCTACGCCCTGCGCGATGTCACCGCCACCGTGGAAGCAATCCCATTGATTGCCTCCTCGATCATGAGTAAAAAGATCGCCGAAGGCACCGGCAGCCTGGTGCTGGATGTGAAGGTCGGTTCCGGCGCGTTCATGAAGGATGAAGCCATGGCCAGGGAACTGGCCGAGACCATGGTGAACCTGGGCACCGATGCCGGGGTGAACACCGTGGCCCTGCTGACCAACATGGAAACCCCACTGGGGTTGACCGCGGGCAACGCCATTGAAGTTGAAGAGTCGGTAGAAGTCCTTGCCGGTGGCGGTCCCGAAGACGTGGTTGAACTGACCGTGGCCCTGGCCGTTGAAATGCTGGCCGGTGCCGGAATCCACGACGTTGATGTGCGTGAAGCACTGAAGAACGGCCAGGCGATGGATAGCTGGCGTGCCATGATTTCGGCTCAGGGCGGCGACCCTGACGCCAAACTGCCGGTAGCTAAGGAATCACACACCGTGGTGGCGCCGGCCGAAGGCGTGTTGATCAAGTTGGACGCCATGGATATTGGTTTGGCTGCCTGGACCTTGGGGGCAGGTCGTGCCCGCAAGGAAGATAGCGTTCAGGCTGGCGCTGGCGTACGCATGCACGTAAAGCCCGGAGCCTTATTGCGACGCGGTGAACCTATTGCCACCCTGCTGACCGATACCCCAGAAAAGATGTGGCGTGCTATCGAACTGGTAGAACGGGCCATCATGATTGGCTCCGAGAATGATCGCCCAGACATGCGTCTGATCCTGGATCGGATTGCTGCTTCCTAAGTGCATGACTAGTGAAGAGCCGGGACATATCATTGATGTGTTCCGGTTCTTCGTATTCCCAGTTCAAACCATGCCCATGAGCGCAAGAATAAATTCATGTACTGCTTCGGGAACCATCGGACCGGGTCCACTCGTTGGATTACTAGCTCCTACCTAGGTCGGGGTCAGTAGAAGTCCACATTGCCACATCAGTATGATGCGCCATCACTTGATCTCGAGTGAAAATGGTTGGACAGGTAGCGCAGCACGCGCTCTTTTGGGAAAGAAGTTGTAAGTCCGTATGGAACTAGTTAACGAGGCAATTACGCAGGCTGCCAGCGCATGGTGGGTACTGCCCCTCTTGTTCTTGTTTTGCCTGATGGACGCGTTTTTCCCTATCGTGCCCAGTGAATCTTTCCTGGTTTCGTTGGCAGCCGTGGGCATTCACTCAGGAAGTCCCAACCTCTTCCTTGTCGGTGCCCTGGGTGCAGCGGGCGCGTTGCTGGGTGATCAGATTACCTACGCCATAGGCCGGAAAATTGGCGCGCACGGATTTAAGTGGATGCGCGGAAGACGAGCACAGAGAGTGCTGCACTATGCCGAAAAGAAGTTAGAAACTTCTGGAGCGCTACTGATTTTCACGGCACGCTACATCCCGGTGGGACGTGTCGCCGTGAATCTGACCGCAGGCGCCACCGGTTTCAGCCACAAAAGATTCACGCTCTTTGACACCATCGGCGTGCTCACCTGGGCTATCTATTCGGTGAGTATTGGTGCCTTGGCCGGTAATTGGATGCACGACAACAAACTCTTAGGGATTGGCCTATCCATCGTCATTGCGGTGGTGCTCGGATTTGTCATTGACCGCATCGTCAGTTGGGCGCTAAACCGTTACCACCGGCGCGTTGAATCAGCGGCCAAACCCACCGAAGAATTAGAACGCGAGACGGTACCACCAAGCATCGACGAGGGTTAACCTGCAGTATTGAGCAGGGTCACATTGTGGCTCGCAGATCTTTACCTGCTGAAGCTGTCCGTTCGCCCAAAATGCGACTAGGCTCAGTGGTGTGACTGAAGAATTGATTCATCCTGATTACGATCCCGAATTCGACTTCCGAGATCTGCCTAAAGTTTCGCTCCATGACCACCTTGATGGTGGTTTGCGTCCCCAAACGATCATCGAACTGGCAGCCGAAATTGGCCACAAGCTGCCCGAGACCGAAGCTGAAGCTTTGGGCGACTGGTTCCAAGAATCCGCCGACTCCGGCTCTTTGCCACGCTACCTAGAAACCTTTGAACACACCATCGCGGTGATGCAGACCCGTGACGCGCTGATCCGCGTGGCCCGTGAGTTTGTTGAAGACCTCGCAGAAGACGGTGTGATCTACGGTGAAGTCCGCTACGCGCCAGAACAGCACCTTCGCGAAGGTCTGAGCCTGGATGACGTAGTTGACGCCGTTCAGGAAGGCCTAGACCAGGCTTGCGAACTGCTCAACAGCGAAGGCCACCCAATGCAGGTCGGCCAGGTACTTAGTGCCATGCGTCAATCCGACCAAGGCGTAGAAATCGCCAAACTGGCCTTGCGTCACCGCGGTCACGGTGTTGTCGGTTTCGACATCGCCGGACCTGAAGAGGGCTTCCCAGCCTCGAACATGAAGGAAGCATTCGACCTGCTGGCCGAAAACCTCTTCCCAACCACCGTCCACGCCGGTGAAGCAGCCGGTCTGGATTCCATCAAGGACGCACTGCTGGTGGGCCGTGCCCAGCGTTTGGGTCACGGCGTACGAGTTGCTGAAGACATCGAGATTGAGTTCGGTGCCATTGATGAAAATGGCGAAGAACTCAGCGAAGATACCGGATTAGTATCCCTAGGCCCAGTGGCCAACTGGGTTCGCGAACGCGGTATCCCGTTGGAAGTATGCCCATCGTCCAACCTGCAGACCGGCGCCACCGCCAAGTTTGGCCAAGGTATCCGCAACCACCCGATTGACCTGTTGGTTCAGACCGGGTTCAACGTGACGATTTCGCCAGATAACCGTCTGATGTCCGGTACCAGCCTGTCCGATGAATTCGAGTTGCTGGTCGAGGCTTTCGACTATGACCTCGAAGACCTGCTGGACCTGACGCTGAACGCTGCGGAAGCTGCCTTCGTTCCTTTGGAAATGCGTGAGCTACTTGTTGAGTACATCAATGATTACTACGACAGCCTGCTCGACGATGAGGATGACGAGGACTACGAAGAAGACGAATACGAAAACGTCGCCGACTAGTACCCAGCGTCGCTAAACCTTCGCTCCTGAAGGCCGGATCCCTCAATGGGATCCGGTCTTCAATGCTTGTACGGGCTAGTGGCTCGCTTCGCTAGCATGGGAGCATGGCTCAGAACCCAACACCCACGCAGCAATTGAGCACCACGGTAAAGATCCTGCGGGAAAAGTGCGCGTGGACCCAAGCGCTCACCCACGAATCCTTGCGGACCTATCTGATCGAAGAAAGCTATGAGGTCCTGGACGCGATCTCTGAGCAGAACCCCGAACTGCTGAAGGAAGAACTCGGGGACTTGTACTTCCAAGTCCTGTTGCATGCGCAGATCGCTGCGGAGCAGGAGCAATTTGATATTGAAGACGTCTCCCAGACGCTGAATGAAAAATTGTTGCGCCGCAACCGGCACGTCTTTGACGATCAAGGTCACATCCGTGATGAGATCACCACGGATGTAGATGAAATTATTCGACTCTGGGACGCGGCCAAACAAGCCGAGCGTGAGGGCAAACCCAAGGTGCGAAAAAATGCTGGATTACCCGCCGGATTGCCATCGTTGACCTTGGCCCAGAAACTGTTAGACCGTCACACCCGAGCCGGCTCTGATAAGGCCGAGAGCCATCAGGTTTCCGAGGTAATGCGTCAGAAAATTACTGATGAGCAGTCGTTGGCTGCCGCGCTCTTAGAGGTCTCTGCGCGGGCAGAAGAACTCGGCTTAGATGCAGAATCTGTTTTGCGCGCAACATTGTCGAAACAGTACGAGGCGGAATTCGACGCAACGATATCGCCTAAATCACCTTCGAAGCGATAGGCTAGAGACTGGCAAAGGCGCCGACGGTCTTTTCAGCACCGCTGGCGGACCTTCCCCTAGACCACCCCTTTTCTACAAGGAGTCCATACTCATGGCATTGATTGACGCCATTCACGCGCGCGAAATTCTTGATTCCCGTGGTAACCCAACCGTTGAGGTTGAGGTCCTGCTCTCTGACGGATCGCACGGCCGTGCAGCAGTTCCATCCGGTGCCTCCACCGGTCAGTTCGAAGCGGTAGAGCGTCGCGACGGTGACAAGGATCGTTACCTTGGTAAGGGTGTACTTGGCGCAGTTGAGTCTGTGATCGAGGAGATCGCTGACGAGCTCGAAGGCCTGGACGCTACCGACCAGCGCGCTATCGATCAGGCCATGCTTGACCTGGACGGCACCAGCAACAAGTCCAAGCTGGGCGCAAACGCTATCCTCGGTGTCTCCCTGGCTGTGGCTAACGCTGCTGCTGTGAGCTCCAACCTGCCACTGTACAAGTACCTCGGCGGCCCGAACGCTCACGTACTGCCGGTGCCACTGATGAACATCCTCAACGGCGGCTCCCACGCTGACTCCGACGTTGACATCCAGGAATTCATGATTGTTCCACTGGGTGCAGACACCTTCTCCGAGGGCCTGCGCTGGGGCGTTGAGGTGTACCACAACCTCAAGTCCGTACTGAAGGAAAAGGGCCTGTCCACCGGTCTTGGCGACGAGGGTGGCTTCGCTCCAAACCTGCCAAGCAACCGTGCAGCTCTGGAACTGATCACCGAAGCTATCAAGCGCGCTGGCTACACCCCAGGCGAAGACATCGCTTTGGCACTGGACGTTGCGTCCTCGGAGTTCTTCGAGAACGGTGCTTACCAGTTCGAAGGTAAGGCACTGTCCGCCAAGGAAATGAGCGACTACTACGCTGACCTGGTTGCTGACTTCCCACTGGTATCCATCGAGGATCCACTGGACGAGAACGACTGGGATGGCTGGAAGACCCTGACCGACGCCATTGGCGACAAGGTTCAGCTGGTCGGTGACGACCTGTTCGTGACCAACCCTGAGCGCCTGGCTGACGGCATTGCCAAGGGCACCGCTAACTCGCTGCTGGTGAAGGTCAACCAGATTGGTTCGCTGACCGAGACCATCGACGCTGTGACCATGGCTCAGCGCGCTGGCTACACCACCATCACCTCGCACCGTTCGGGTGAAACCGAAGACGTCACCATTGCTGACATCTGCGTGGCCACCAACGCTGGTCAGATCAAGACCGGTGCTCCAGCCCGCTCCGAGCGCGTAGCTAAGTACAACCAGCTGCTGCGTATCGAAGAAGACCTGGGTGCTTCGGCAGTTTACGCTGGTCGCAACGCTTTCCCGCGTTTCAACAGCTAATTTCCAGTTATAGCGAATAAGCTCGTCGGTAGTGGATACCGGCGAGCTTTTCGTTATTTAATGGAGATATGCGCCGTTTCCACGGCAGTACGGCACGCAGAGCACTATGGGGAATTGGGGGAGTATGGCACAGCGACCACCACGCATGCCTCGGCGTAATACTCCGAATCCGGAAGAGCAGTCGCAGAATAATCCTGTTGACCAGTCCGAATATCAGGAGACTGGTTCAGTTGTAGAACCACCCACCGATGCATTGCATGTAGTGGCACCGCAACCCCCAGCTAAAAAGGCTCCCGCTGTTCCGCGCCCTAAGTCTGCTGGCGCCACGAAAAAGAGCACTTCCAGCCCAACTCCCAAGCCTGCAGCACAGAATTCCTCAGCGTCAGATACGTCACGCGAGCCGAAAAAATTTGCCGGCAATTATGCTTCTAAACCAAAGACACCACTGCGTGAACGAGCTAAGGAAAAACAAAACGAACGCCGTCGCGATGACCGCCTAAAGTTCTCGGCAGCGGTACGCCGCAAGCCCGGGGAAAAGCCGGTCGACCAGAAACCAACACCCGAGGGTGAACCGGTAGCAGCACACCGTTTTTCCGGTCGTATCGCCGCGTTGATCGTGGTGCTCGCGTTCTTCGCCGTGATGCTGGTGCCAACGGTGAATTACTACCGAACTCAGATGATTGAGATTAATGAGCTCAACGCTTCCATTGATTCTTTGGAAGCCAGACGAGACGATCTGAAAGCTGAGATTGCCCGTTGGGATGACCCGCTGTACATCAAACAGCAAGCCCGTGAGCGGATAAACTTGGTCATGCCTGGCGAAAAACTTTACATGGTCGTGGGGGACCGGCCGAAAGATAGCGATACCGACACCGAAGGTAATGGCAGTACTTTTGAAGTGCGCCAAGAACTTCCATGGGTCGATGCGTTGCTTGACTCGGTGAAACGTTCCGCCACTGACTAACCACATTGAACATGAAGAGATCTAATACCCGTGACTGAACAGCCAATCCGCGAAGCCCTTGACGCTGCCGGACGAGTACCTAGTGAAGCCGACTTGGACACCCTGTCCCGACAGCTGAACCGACCCGCACGCGACGTGGTGGAAATCGGCGCTCGCTGCGTTTGCGGAAATCCTTTGGTTGCCACTACCGCGCCACGACTTTCCTCGGGAATTCCCTTCCCAACCACCTACTACCTGACCCATCCGGTCATCACTGCAGCTGTCTCGCGTCTGGAAGCTGCCGGACTGATGAACGAGATGAACGAGCGTTTGGGTGAAGACTCCGAGCTGGCTGGGGCCTATGTGGCTGCCCACGAAGCCTACCTAGCAAACCGCGATGCGATCGGGCAGCGCTCCGGCACCGGAGCGGTCCCTGAAATTGCTGGTGTCTCCGCTGGCGGTATGCCGACTCGTGTGAAGTGCCTGCACGTTCTGGTGGGTCACTCGCTGGCCGCCGGTGAGGGTGTTAATCCATTGGGTGATGAAGCGGTGGATGCTATTTCTGAGTGGTGGACCAAGGACAAGTGCTACTGCGTTGGTGCGTGGGATACCGAATCTGAGGCCCCGAGCCGTGATCGTTCCCGTCACGTCAAGACCCAGGAAATGCAGGATCCTGCAGCCAAGCGTGCCGAACGTGCAGCCAAGCGTGCAGCGCGCGAAGCAGAAGAACGTTCCGCCCAGGATGATGCCTAATGCGCGTCGCTGGAATTGATTGCGGAACAAACTCCATTCGTCTTCTGATTGCCGATGTGCAGCAGGATGAGAATGGAACCCACCTTGTTGACGTGCTGCGCACCATGCGCGTGGTCCGACTTGGCCAAGGTGTCGACGCAACGGGCGCCTTCGCCCCAGAAGCCTTGGAACGTACCTTTGCGGCAGCTCGCGAGTACCGTGCCTTGTGCGATGACCACCAGGTGCAGGCCATCCGTTTTGTGGCAACATCCGCAGCGCGCGATGTGTCCAACCGTGATGTTTTTGCCGAAGAAATCACCAAGATCATCGGTGTTGCGCCGGAAGTGATCAGCGGAGATGAAGAAGCATCGCTGTCCTTCAACGGTGCGGCTTCGGTCCGGGCTGGTCAGCCGGGCTACAGCCTGGTCATTGATCTCGGGGGAGGCTCCACCGAGTTTGTTCTGGGCAATGCGTCAGGTCCGGTGGCAGCAAAGAGCCTCGATATGGGTTGCGTGCGAGTCACCGAACGGTTCCACGAGCAGGGTTTGGACTCACCGGAAGCCGTGGCGTTCATGGATGATGCACTGCAGTCTTTGAATGGAGTTGTCGACGTCGCTGACGTTGACGCGGTAGTCATGGTGGCAGGAACTTTCACCACGTTGACCGCCCAGGCCTTGGGCTTGGAGAAATATGAATCTGAAAAGATTCATGGTGCGCAGTTGAGCTTTGATCAAATGCGAGAAGCAACTGACGCCATGCTCTCCTATTCGCGTGATGAACGCGCAGCTTTAGGCTTCATGCACCCAGGCCGAGTGGATGTCATCCGTGCCGGTGCAGCAATCGTTCAGCGCATCCTTCATTACTTGGAGACTTCTAGCGGACATCGCCCGATGCGACTAATTGCATCGGAACACGATATTCTCGACGGAATCGCTGCTACTGCAGCTGTTAACGCCTAGTCCGTTTATTCGGAACCGACCAAGGAGATTCTTTGAGCACAGCTCTGCGCGCTAAGAAAGCGATGGGCCTGAAACGATACGGCTCATTGTTTGTCGTTGCGATACTCGCATTGGCCATGCTCAATGTCGTCACCCCGGCTCATGCAGACACCATGCGTGAGTCGGAGTACTGGTTAGACTCTCTCGGCGTCACCCAAGCTCAACAGAGCACCAAGGGTGAAGGCGTAAAAGTAGCGATCATTGACACCGGTATCGATACCTCTCACCCGGACCTCAAGGGGGCCGTGGTTGGCGGAGCTGACATGTCCGGTGCCGGTGAATCTGGCGGCAATAAGCCCATTGGTGTCATGAGTGAACACGGCACGTTGGTCGCAACTTTGCTCGCGGGACGTGGCAACAATAAGGGCGAGATTAACCGGGTTAAGTCTGAGAATGAGCGTCTCAAGGCTGCTTGGGAAAAAGCTAAAGCCGAAGCCGAGAAGAAGAACGAAGAGAAAAAAGACGACGAAGAAGACGTCGAGATTCCTAAAGAACCCGAGTACGAGGACGTTCCAAAACTCACCGGTGGAAGTGACGGCGTGCTCGGCGTAGCTCCGGCTGCTCAGCTGCTGTCTGTCTCACTGTGGATGGGTGAGGGAAACCCAGCGAACATTCCGGTGGAAGACCAGATTCCTCGTGCCGTGAAGTGGGCCGTCGATTCAGGCGCCAAGGTCATCAACATGTCTCTGGGTTCTACCAGCCCAGCCTGGCCTGAGAGTTGGGACGAGGCGTTCAAGTACGCAGAGGACCATGACGTGGTGATTGTGGCTGCGGCCGGTAACCGCTCCGGTGGCATGAGCCAGGTGGGCGCTCCAGCGACCATCCCAGGTGTTCTGACCGTGGCCGGCGTTGATGAAAGCGGAAAAGCCTCGCAGGATTCATCTACGGAAGGCATTTCCATCGGTGTTGCTGCCCCAGCCGAACAGTTGGTCGGTGGCCTGCCTGATGACGGTTATGCCCGCTGGTCTGGTACCTCCGGTGCCGCTCCATTGGTAGCTGGTGTAGCTGCGTTGATTCGTTCGAAGTATCCGGATCTCAAAGCACCGGACGTCATCAACCGGATCTTAAAGACTGCGCGTGACACTGGAGCTACGGGAGTCGACAACCTCTACGGCTACGGCATCATCAATGCCGAAGCAGCCGTGAACAACGACGTACCGTCGGTGTCAGAAAACCCGCTAGGAACCATTGAAGAATGGATTCGGGTCCACCGGCGGAACACCACCAAGTCCACCGAAGCCCCAGCACCGGGTGTATCGATGGAAAAGTCGGACCTCAAACAAGTGACGGCTCCTGAGCCTATTGCACCAGACCAATCAACGCCGGCCCTTCAGCCACTGCTGATTATTGGGTCAGGGGTGCTGTTGGTGTTGGTGATTGTTTTGGGCAGCACACAGACCCTGTTGCGTCGTCGACGCGAACGACTGGCAGCCAGCGCGGCGTCAGCTTCGTTGAGCTCATTGAAGGTTGGCAAGAGTGCCGGCGATCATGATCTCTTCGACGACATTCCTGAAGAAGAGCAATAATTCCAAGTTCAATAATTCAAGATGAGACAAGGGCGAAACCTACGGGTTTCGCCCTTGTTTTTGGTTTTCCAACCTGTCAGCGATACGGGGTGTTATCTCCTAAATTCACAGTCATATTCTTGGCGGTGAGCTCTGCGTGACATACCTGACGTAAATAGTTAGTGAATGTTTTCACTAACTCGGAAAATCCGCGTAGAATCAAGAGTATGTCGATCATTGAATCCTCCCAGAAGCGTCCGCGCATTCTTATCGTTGGCGGTGGCTATGTTGGCCTTTACGTCGCGATGAAGTTGCAGAAGAAGGTCAAGGCTCACGGTGGCATCGTCACCGTTGTTGACCCAAACCCTTACATGACTTACCAGCCATTCTTGCCAGAAGTTGCAGGTGGCCAGATTGAACCACGCCACGTAGTGGTTTCCCACCGCCAGCACCTGAAGCACTCCGAGCTTGTTAACGGCCGTGTGCTGAGCATCGATCACGCCAACAAGAAGGCTGTAATTGCTCCGAACAATGGCGAGCAGTTCGAGCTGGAATACACCGACGTTGTTATGTCGGCTGGTGCGATCACCCGTACCTTCCCAATCACCGGTCTTGCAGAAACCGGCATTGGCCTGAAGACCATCGAAGAGGCCGTCGCCCTGCGCAACAAGGTTGCCGAGCGCATCGAGTCCGCTTCGAACATGACTGACCCAGTGGCTCGCAAGCGCGCACTGACCTTCGTGGTTGTTGGTGGCGGCTTCGCCGGCATCGAAACCATCGCCGAGCTCGAAGACATGGCTCGTGACCTGATCAAGCTCAATGACCGCATTGATGAGAAGGAAGCTCGCTTCGTTCTCGTTGAGGCTATGGGCCGCATCATGCCAGAAGTTACCGAGGAACAGGCCGAGTGGGTTGTTGAGCACCTGCGTAGCCGTGGCGTAGAGGTACTGCTGAACACCTCGCTGAACAGCGCAGTGGATGGCAACCTCGAACTGATCAACATGGCTGACAAGTCCCCAGCCGGCGAATTCGGCGCAGACACCCTGATCTGGTGTGCCGGTGTTATGGCTAACCCAATGGTTCGCTCCACCGACTTCCCAATCGAGGCCCGCGGTCGTATTGAGACCCGCACCGACCTTCGCGTCAAGGATGCCAATGGCGATGCCCTCGAGGGCGCCTGGGCAGCCGGCGATATCTCGGCTGTCAAGGACGTTACCGGTGGCTTGCCAGACGGTACCTGCGTTCCTAACGCACAGCACGCTGTTCGCCAGGCAAAGCTCTTGGCAAAGAACCTTTACGCTGCCCGCTACGGCGTTGGCACCATCAAGGAATACAAGCACAAGAACCTCGGCGCAGTTGCTGGTTTTGGCCGCAACAAGGGTGTTGCCAAGGTTGTTGGCATCAAGCTCAAGGGCTGGCCAGCATGGATGGCACACCGCGGTTACCACGGTATGGCCATGCCAACCTTCGAGCGCAAGTTCCGCGTTGTTGGCGACTGGCTGGTTGCGCTGTTCTTCAAGCGCGATGGTCTGCAGCTGAACAACCTTGAAGCACCACGCACTGCTTTCGAAGAGTCTGCAAAGCCAAAGAAGTAGGCGCAAGACTTCGATGATCGACTAGGTGTCGAGGGGCCGAATTTTTCGGCCCCTCGT
The nucleotide sequence above comes from Glutamicibacter sp. B1. Encoded proteins:
- a CDS encoding cytidine deaminase; protein product: MTTNTAPWSQLEAAAAAALSQAYAPYSKYRVGSAAMTSDGRMISGCNIENAAYGVTLCAECSMVGQLFATGGGTLEYFVCFGQLEDGELELITPCGRCRQLLFEHRGADLRIKTARAIVGIDDLLPDAFGPQNLNV
- a CDS encoding thymidine phosphorylase, whose protein sequence is MATEQFSAVEVIRAKRDGAELSNQMIDWTIDAYTRGVIAEEQMSALNMAIYFQGMNRNEISRWTTAMINSGERMDFSTLTNASGKKLATTDKHSTGGVGDKITLPLAPLVASFGVAVPQLSGRGLGHTGGTLDKLEAIPGWRANLSNEELFSQLSNVGAVICAAGAGLAPADKKLYALRDVTATVEAIPLIASSIMSKKIAEGTGSLVLDVKVGSGAFMKDEAMARELAETMVNLGTDAGVNTVALLTNMETPLGLTAGNAIEVEESVEVLAGGGPEDVVELTVALAVEMLAGAGIHDVDVREALKNGQAMDSWRAMISAQGGDPDAKLPVAKESHTVVAPAEGVLIKLDAMDIGLAAWTLGAGRARKEDSVQAGAGVRMHVKPGALLRRGEPIATLLTDTPEKMWRAIELVERAIMIGSENDRPDMRLILDRIAAS
- a CDS encoding DedA family protein, translated to MELVNEAITQAASAWWVLPLLFLFCLMDAFFPIVPSESFLVSLAAVGIHSGSPNLFLVGALGAAGALLGDQITYAIGRKIGAHGFKWMRGRRAQRVLHYAEKKLETSGALLIFTARYIPVGRVAVNLTAGATGFSHKRFTLFDTIGVLTWAIYSVSIGALAGNWMHDNKLLGIGLSIVIAVVLGFVIDRIVSWALNRYHRRVESAAKPTEELERETVPPSIDEG
- a CDS encoding adenosine deaminase, giving the protein MTEELIHPDYDPEFDFRDLPKVSLHDHLDGGLRPQTIIELAAEIGHKLPETEAEALGDWFQESADSGSLPRYLETFEHTIAVMQTRDALIRVAREFVEDLAEDGVIYGEVRYAPEQHLREGLSLDDVVDAVQEGLDQACELLNSEGHPMQVGQVLSAMRQSDQGVEIAKLALRHRGHGVVGFDIAGPEEGFPASNMKEAFDLLAENLFPTTVHAGEAAGLDSIKDALLVGRAQRLGHGVRVAEDIEIEFGAIDENGEELSEDTGLVSLGPVANWVRERGIPLEVCPSSNLQTGATAKFGQGIRNHPIDLLVQTGFNVTISPDNRLMSGTSLSDEFELLVEAFDYDLEDLLDLTLNAAEAAFVPLEMRELLVEYINDYYDSLLDDEDDEDYEEDEYENVAD
- a CDS encoding MazG nucleotide pyrophosphohydrolase domain-containing protein codes for the protein MAQNPTPTQQLSTTVKILREKCAWTQALTHESLRTYLIEESYEVLDAISEQNPELLKEELGDLYFQVLLHAQIAAEQEQFDIEDVSQTLNEKLLRRNRHVFDDQGHIRDEITTDVDEIIRLWDAAKQAEREGKPKVRKNAGLPAGLPSLTLAQKLLDRHTRAGSDKAESHQVSEVMRQKITDEQSLAAALLEVSARAEELGLDAESVLRATLSKQYEAEFDATISPKSPSKR
- the eno gene encoding phosphopyruvate hydratase, producing MALIDAIHAREILDSRGNPTVEVEVLLSDGSHGRAAVPSGASTGQFEAVERRDGDKDRYLGKGVLGAVESVIEEIADELEGLDATDQRAIDQAMLDLDGTSNKSKLGANAILGVSLAVANAAAVSSNLPLYKYLGGPNAHVLPVPLMNILNGGSHADSDVDIQEFMIVPLGADTFSEGLRWGVEVYHNLKSVLKEKGLSTGLGDEGGFAPNLPSNRAALELITEAIKRAGYTPGEDIALALDVASSEFFENGAYQFEGKALSAKEMSDYYADLVADFPLVSIEDPLDENDWDGWKTLTDAIGDKVQLVGDDLFVTNPERLADGIAKGTANSLLVKVNQIGSLTETIDAVTMAQRAGYTTITSHRSGETEDVTIADICVATNAGQIKTGAPARSERVAKYNQLLRIEEDLGASAVYAGRNAFPRFNS
- a CDS encoding septum formation initiator family protein, which translates into the protein MAQRPPRMPRRNTPNPEEQSQNNPVDQSEYQETGSVVEPPTDALHVVAPQPPAKKAPAVPRPKSAGATKKSTSSPTPKPAAQNSSASDTSREPKKFAGNYASKPKTPLRERAKEKQNERRRDDRLKFSAAVRRKPGEKPVDQKPTPEGEPVAAHRFSGRIAALIVVLAFFAVMLVPTVNYYRTQMIEINELNASIDSLEARRDDLKAEIARWDDPLYIKQQARERINLVMPGEKLYMVVGDRPKDSDTDTEGNGSTFEVRQELPWVDALLDSVKRSATD
- a CDS encoding DUF501 domain-containing protein; amino-acid sequence: MTEQPIREALDAAGRVPSEADLDTLSRQLNRPARDVVEIGARCVCGNPLVATTAPRLSSGIPFPTTYYLTHPVITAAVSRLEAAGLMNEMNERLGEDSELAGAYVAAHEAYLANRDAIGQRSGTGAVPEIAGVSAGGMPTRVKCLHVLVGHSLAAGEGVNPLGDEAVDAISEWWTKDKCYCVGAWDTESEAPSRDRSRHVKTQEMQDPAAKRAERAAKRAAREAEERSAQDDA
- a CDS encoding Ppx/GppA phosphatase family protein, which translates into the protein MRVAGIDCGTNSIRLLIADVQQDENGTHLVDVLRTMRVVRLGQGVDATGAFAPEALERTFAAAREYRALCDDHQVQAIRFVATSAARDVSNRDVFAEEITKIIGVAPEVISGDEEASLSFNGAASVRAGQPGYSLVIDLGGGSTEFVLGNASGPVAAKSLDMGCVRVTERFHEQGLDSPEAVAFMDDALQSLNGVVDVADVDAVVMVAGTFTTLTAQALGLEKYESEKIHGAQLSFDQMREATDAMLSYSRDERAALGFMHPGRVDVIRAGAAIVQRILHYLETSSGHRPMRLIASEHDILDGIAATAAVNA